In Mycteria americana isolate JAX WOST 10 ecotype Jacksonville Zoo and Gardens chromosome 3, USCA_MyAme_1.0, whole genome shotgun sequence, a single genomic region encodes these proteins:
- the SERTAD2 gene encoding SERTA domain-containing protein 2 isoform X1, which yields MLGKGGKRKFDEHEDGLEGKVVSPTDGPSKVSYTLQRQTIFNISLMKLYNHRPLTEPSLQKTVLINNMLRRIQEELKQEGSLRPVFVTASQPADPLSDNFREAQPAFSHLASQPLLPTDFVSTTPLESCLTPASLLEDDTFCTSPAVQHDGPTKPPPPALQPVKDSFSSALDEIEELCPAPTSAEAVAAETAADDSKDQPSESNVQKPGGLPESRTAESKLMDSLPGNFEITTSTGFLTDLTLDDILFADIDTSMYDFDPCTSATGAASKMAPVSADELLKTLAPYSSQPVTPNQPFKMDLTELDHIMEQLAGNSCGTSPEDVPSATAAAASPPWCRARAPKPARVPLLGHPSRVTWSALTRQQISTSSPRSSWEWF from the exons atgttggggaaaggaggaaagcggAAGTTTGACGAGCATGAAGATGGGTTGGAAGGCAAAGTGGTGTCTCCTACTGATGGTCCCTCTAAGGTGTCTTACACCTTACAGCGTCAGACTATCTTCAACATTTCCCTTATGAAACTTTATAACCACAGGCCATTAACCGAGCCAAGCTTGCAAAAGACAGTTTTAATTAACAACATGTTGAGGCGAATCCAGGAAGAACTCAAACAAGAAGGCAGCTTGAGGCCCGTGTTTGTGACTGCTTCGCAGCCCGCTGACCCTCTCAGCGACAACTTCCGCGAGGCCCAGCCGGCGTTCAGCCATCTtgcctcccagccccttctccccactGACTTTGTAAGCACTACGCCCCTGGAGTCTTGCCTCACCCCAGCCTCTTTGCTCGAGGACGACACTTTTTGCACTTCCCCGGCTGTCCAGCACGATGGTCCGACAAAACCACCACCTCCTGCTCTCCAACCAGTAAAGGACAGCTTCTCTTCAGCCTTGGACGAAATTGAGGAGCTTTGTCCAGCACCTACCTCCGCAGAGGCAGTAGCAGCTGAAACAGCAGCCGATGACTCTAAAGACCAACCCAGCGAGTCCAACGTTCAAAAGCCCGGGGGCCTCCCAGAGAGCAGAACGGCCGAATCGAAACTCATGGACTCGCTGCCTGGCAACTTTGAGATAACAACTTCCACAGGTTTCCTCACAGACTTGACCCTGGATGATATTCTGTTTGCTGACATTGATACGTCCATGTATGATTTTGACCCCTGCACGTCTGCCACAGGGGCTGCCTCAAAAATGGCTCCTGTCTCAGCAGATGAGCTCCTAAAAACTCTCGCTCCATACAGCAGTCAACCAGTAACTCCAAATCAGCCTTTCAAAATGGACCTCACAGAACTGGATCACATCATGGAG CAGTTGGCAGGAAACAGTTGTGGAACTTCACCCGAAGACGTCCCGAGTGCCACCGCGGCTGCAGCCTCCCCGCCCTGGTGCCGGGCCCGTGCCCCCAAGCCTGCCCGCGTCCCCTTGCTGGGGCATCCATCCCGTGTGACGTGGAGCGCCTTAACACGGCAGCAGATCAGCACTTCCTCACCCCGAAGTTCCTGGGAATGGTTTTGA
- the SERTAD2 gene encoding SERTA domain-containing protein 2 isoform X2 codes for MLGKGGKRKFDEHEDGLEGKVVSPTDGPSKVSYTLQRQTIFNISLMKLYNHRPLTEPSLQKTVLINNMLRRIQEELKQEGSLRPVFVTASQPADPLSDNFREAQPAFSHLASQPLLPTDFVSTTPLESCLTPASLLEDDTFCTSPAVQHDGPTKPPPPALQPVKDSFSSALDEIEELCPAPTSAEAVAAETAADDSKDQPSESNVQKPGGLPESRTAESKLMDSLPGNFEITTSTGFLTDLTLDDILFADIDTSMYDFDPCTSATGAASKMAPVSADELLKTLAPYSSQPVTPNQPFKMDLTELDHIMEVLVGS; via the coding sequence atgttggggaaaggaggaaagcggAAGTTTGACGAGCATGAAGATGGGTTGGAAGGCAAAGTGGTGTCTCCTACTGATGGTCCCTCTAAGGTGTCTTACACCTTACAGCGTCAGACTATCTTCAACATTTCCCTTATGAAACTTTATAACCACAGGCCATTAACCGAGCCAAGCTTGCAAAAGACAGTTTTAATTAACAACATGTTGAGGCGAATCCAGGAAGAACTCAAACAAGAAGGCAGCTTGAGGCCCGTGTTTGTGACTGCTTCGCAGCCCGCTGACCCTCTCAGCGACAACTTCCGCGAGGCCCAGCCGGCGTTCAGCCATCTtgcctcccagccccttctccccactGACTTTGTAAGCACTACGCCCCTGGAGTCTTGCCTCACCCCAGCCTCTTTGCTCGAGGACGACACTTTTTGCACTTCCCCGGCTGTCCAGCACGATGGTCCGACAAAACCACCACCTCCTGCTCTCCAACCAGTAAAGGACAGCTTCTCTTCAGCCTTGGACGAAATTGAGGAGCTTTGTCCAGCACCTACCTCCGCAGAGGCAGTAGCAGCTGAAACAGCAGCCGATGACTCTAAAGACCAACCCAGCGAGTCCAACGTTCAAAAGCCCGGGGGCCTCCCAGAGAGCAGAACGGCCGAATCGAAACTCATGGACTCGCTGCCTGGCAACTTTGAGATAACAACTTCCACAGGTTTCCTCACAGACTTGACCCTGGATGATATTCTGTTTGCTGACATTGATACGTCCATGTATGATTTTGACCCCTGCACGTCTGCCACAGGGGCTGCCTCAAAAATGGCTCCTGTCTCAGCAGATGAGCTCCTAAAAACTCTCGCTCCATACAGCAGTCAACCAGTAACTCCAAATCAGCCTTTCAAAATGGACCTCACAGAACTGGATCACATCATGGAGGTGCTTGTTGGGtcttaa